One Paralysiella testudinis genomic window, AAGGCCAAATTGGCGTTTTACGAGCGCAACACCTTGGATGTGATTCGCGATGTGCAAGGCGATACCCGCACCGAGGCCTTGCGTAATTTTTATGAAAACACCGCCCAACGTATGCGCGGCAGTAAGCTGGATTTGCCGCACCCGATGCAAATTCCGTCACCCGGGCAGACACAGACAACGGCGCATGATGCCGGGCGCAACAGCTTGGTTCAGCCAACGGCAGCGCAGTCGCAACGCGGGCAGCAGGAACAACAGGATGAACCGGAAGTGGATCGTTAATCAAGCTAATAAATAATTTACTCACAGGAATGGTGATAGCAATAACCCGGCGGGATTGCAGCGTGCAATTGTCTGCAACCACGGTGTGACGGCTTGATCGCTACGGTCCAACCCAGCGCCCCGGCTTTGTGCCGGGGCTTTTTTATGGATGAACGACATGATGGATACGGATAATAAACAGGTGTCGCAACGCTTTGATCCGCAGCAAAACGACATTCGCTACAGCCATGCGCCTGCTGCTGCCGGCCACAGTCAAGAGATTTATGATACAGCCAAAGCGGCAGGGCAAACAGAATTAACCTATCTGCAATGGCAGCAAGTGCGCACACCAGAATTCAAAGCGTGGTTTGGTGATTGGGAAAATGATCCCGCCAACGCATCAAAAGTGATTAACCAAAACACCGGCGAGCCGCTGGTGATGTACCACACAAGCGGGTGGAATCCTTTGGCAGAACAGCCCGGAAAAGCCGTGTTCAGACAAGGAACCAACGGCGGCTTGAGTGGCGATGGGATTTATTTTTCTGAATACCCGCTGGGTCAGTTTGGTTCGCATGTTACCGAAGTGTTTTTGAATATCAGAAATCCTTTAAACCGTGAAACAACGAAAGATGAAAAATACGATGCGGCGTATGAGAACCTCCATTTGGAGGAAGCCGCAGAGTGCTTTTTTATGCGTGGTTTTTTGAAAAAAGATGCCCTGAAACTATTTCCGGAGTTTGACGGAGTGCATAACCGTTCTGAATCGGTTGTCGTACATCCCGAGCAAATCAAATCGGCCACCGACAATATAGGCCGGTTTGCGCCCAATGAGGCGGATATCCGCTACCGGCTATCACCCGAACACGAAATCGGTGCTGCCGCAGTAGCGGGTGCTACGCCGAACACAGAACAGCAACAAACTGACCCGGCCACTGCCATCCGCGCACAGTTGGAACAGGTATTGGGCGACAAAGCCGTATTGGTGAACGTGGTTGATGCAGCGCAACAGCCGCCGCATCAGGCCATGAGGCTGATTTCAGGCAGCGTTGAAGGCTGGTTTGATGGCCGCAGCGGCCAAATCAACTTGGTGGCCGCTACGGTAACGCCGGAACGGGCGGCATGGGTGGCTTGGCATGAACTTGGCCATCGTGGTGTGGCTTTGGCGCATTTCGATGATTATCGGGCGGTGATGCAGGATGCCGACCAAAACAGCACCGTGCGCGCACTGGCCGATGCGGTGCAGCAGGAACGCCGGCAATACCGTTTCGACCCGGCAGCCGACAAGCGTGAAGTGGCGGTGGAAGAAGCCTTGGTTGAACTGTATGCGGCGCAAAAAACCGGTAACTACGCTGCTTTGGAAACCCGTTACGGCGTCAAAGTGCCTGCGGCGGTGAAACCGGGCATTGCCGGCACGTTGCAGCGTGTGGCAGAAAAACTGAGTACGGTTTTAAACCAAGTATTTGGCCGCCAGCCGCACAATGCCTTCGGTCATGCCGAAGTATTCGGTTTGCTGCACGTGATTGACCGCCACAGCGGTAAAAATGCCGACCCCGACCGCCTGAATACGGGTGTCCGTTACAGCCAAGCGCCATCCGCACCATCTTCGTCATCTTCAACGGCGACCGAACCCGACCATGCCGCCCAGCGGCTGGCGCGTGCCAAAGACAATTACCACAGCCAAAGCTATTTGCTGACGAACGCTGAGCGACAACACCGCGCTGTGTTGGAATACGGTATGGAAAAACTCACTGCCGCCATGCCGCCGGCCTTAAAAGCCGAAGCTCAGGCCAACTTTTATGAAAACCAAGTCCGCCAAACTGCCAACCTGATGGACGTGCCTATGGGTTTCAGGCTGCCTGAAACCTCGGTTATATCATCAGTTTCGCCCATGACATCGGCTCAGGCATCGGCAGCAGCCAATATCGATAATCAATCTGACCACGAAATTGACCGTTAAGGCTGCCTGAAAACCAATCCACCTATTCCCAATCCACTCCGTTCCAGTGGTTTCAACCACTTGTTTTACCCACCCATCTGCCCGGCCTTGTGCCGGGCGGTTTGTTTTTGATGAGGCCTTATGTCATTGCTTAAAGTTTACGGTTTGGAGCCGCCAACCCTTAATCGGCTGCAAGTGGTGGCCGAGAAAAGACTGGGCAAAGCCAGCGTATCGGCGCTGGCCAAATCCTTATTGTTGGAAGTGCTGGGTGATGCTGCTACCGCAACCACCCCGTTGGCACCATGCCCTGCCGGCATGGCCGATGAAGAATTGGCCAAAGAACGCACCGTTATCCGTCTGCAAACCCCTGAAAAACAGTATTTGGCTGCGGCGGCTGCGCAGTACGGTACTTCAGTCAACGGCTTGGTGCGGCAAATCATCCAATCCTACATCAGCAAAAATCCGGTTTTGTCGGCTGCTGAAGTCGACGCCCTCTATCAATCCAACTATCAACTGCTGCGCATCGGCCGCAACCTCAATCAAATTGCCCGCCAGTTGAACGCGATGGAAGCGGCCA contains:
- a CDS encoding ADP-ribosyltransferase-containing protein, encoding MMDTDNKQVSQRFDPQQNDIRYSHAPAAAGHSQEIYDTAKAAGQTELTYLQWQQVRTPEFKAWFGDWENDPANASKVINQNTGEPLVMYHTSGWNPLAEQPGKAVFRQGTNGGLSGDGIYFSEYPLGQFGSHVTEVFLNIRNPLNRETTKDEKYDAAYENLHLEEAAECFFMRGFLKKDALKLFPEFDGVHNRSESVVVHPEQIKSATDNIGRFAPNEADIRYRLSPEHEIGAAAVAGATPNTEQQQTDPATAIRAQLEQVLGDKAVLVNVVDAAQQPPHQAMRLISGSVEGWFDGRSGQINLVAATVTPERAAWVAWHELGHRGVALAHFDDYRAVMQDADQNSTVRALADAVQQERRQYRFDPAADKREVAVEEALVELYAAQKTGNYAALETRYGVKVPAAVKPGIAGTLQRVAEKLSTVLNQVFGRQPHNAFGHAEVFGLLHVIDRHSGKNADPDRLNTGVRYSQAPSAPSSSSSTATEPDHAAQRLARAKDNYHSQSYLLTNAERQHRAVLEYGMEKLTAAMPPALKAEAQANFYENQVRQTANLMDVPMGFRLPETSVISSVSPMTSAQASAAANIDNQSDHEIDR
- a CDS encoding plasmid mobilization protein — protein: MSLLKVYGLEPPTLNRLQVVAEKRLGKASVSALAKSLLLEVLGDAATATTPLAPCPAGMADEELAKERTVIRLQTPEKQYLAAAAAQYGTSVNGLVRQIIQSYISKNPVLSAAEVDALYQSNYQLLRIGRNLNQIARQLNAMEAASITTAEIRQLADVIDRHTEHVGRLLLANRARFE